In Microbacterium laevaniformans, a single window of DNA contains:
- the nagA gene encoding N-acetylglucosamine-6-phosphate deacetylase has translation MTTVIHSAQLVTAGTLTPDAWIAFTDGVIDGRGTGTTWRTLRAGQVIDAAGGVLAPGFIDIHGHGGGGASFDDGAEAIATARAVHRAHGTTRAVLSLVTASLDHLAARAGVIADLVERDATILGSHLEGPFLDPGHKGAHTLSLLRPPDAAAVGRLLDAGRGTVRQVTLAPELPGALAAVSQFVAAGVAVAVGHTNATADDAFAAFDAGATILTHAFNAMPGIHHREPGPVVAALRDERVTLEIIADGVHVHPDVVALAFTQAPGRVALITDAMAAAGAADGHYELGGLAVTVTAGTARLDDGGAIAGSTLTQDAALRLAVGHGIALTSAVDALTRIPARAIGVDDRFGVVESGRVADVVLLDEHLRVRTVWVDGIRV, from the coding sequence ATGACCACCGTCATCCACTCGGCGCAACTGGTCACCGCCGGAACACTCACCCCCGACGCCTGGATCGCCTTCACCGACGGGGTCATCGACGGCCGCGGCACGGGCACGACGTGGCGCACCCTGAGGGCGGGCCAGGTGATCGACGCCGCGGGAGGGGTGCTCGCTCCCGGGTTCATCGACATCCACGGTCACGGCGGCGGGGGCGCCTCGTTCGATGACGGCGCCGAGGCCATCGCCACGGCGCGGGCCGTGCACCGTGCGCACGGGACGACCCGCGCGGTGCTTTCGCTCGTCACGGCATCGCTCGACCATCTCGCCGCCCGCGCCGGCGTCATCGCCGATCTCGTCGAGCGCGACGCGACGATCCTCGGCTCCCACCTCGAAGGGCCGTTCCTCGATCCCGGACACAAGGGCGCTCACACACTCAGCCTGCTCCGCCCGCCCGATGCCGCGGCCGTGGGACGGCTGCTCGACGCCGGGCGCGGCACCGTGCGGCAGGTCACCCTCGCACCCGAGCTGCCGGGCGCGCTGGCGGCGGTGTCGCAGTTCGTCGCCGCGGGTGTCGCGGTGGCGGTCGGCCACACGAACGCCACCGCGGACGACGCCTTCGCCGCCTTCGACGCCGGCGCGACGATCCTCACGCACGCGTTCAACGCCATGCCCGGCATCCACCACCGCGAACCCGGGCCGGTGGTGGCCGCGCTCCGCGACGAGCGGGTGACGCTGGAGATCATCGCCGACGGGGTGCACGTGCATCCGGACGTCGTCGCGCTGGCGTTCACGCAGGCGCCGGGTCGGGTCGCGCTCATCACCGACGCGATGGCGGCCGCCGGCGCCGCCGACGGGCACTACGAGCTCGGCGGGCTCGCCGTGACGGTCACCGCCGGCACCGCACGGCTCGATGACGGCGGCGCCATCGCGGGCTCGACGCTCACCCAGGACGCTGCCCTGCGGCTCGCCGTCGGCCACGGCATCGCGCTGACGAGCGCCGTCGACGCGCTGACCCGCATTCCCGCGCGTGCTATCGGCGTCGACGACCGGTTCGGCGTCGTCGAGAGCGGTCGTGTCGCCGACGTCGTGCTGCTCGACGAGCACCTCCGGGTGCGGACGGTGTGGGTCGACGGCATCCGCGTCTGA